The following proteins come from a genomic window of Solwaraspora sp. WMMA2065:
- a CDS encoding PrsW family intramembrane metalloprotease: MSPAAAPTEPADGVVPAGRLRRSVWLRWLALAGIVVLIAGCGVAILVYLGTALGPVALTVGVIAAVLPVPVLVACFLWLDRYEPEPVRYLAFCFAWGAFVSTYASLNVNNFSADLLYNLGYSEALVAVLVAPFIEELTKTLGPILLLLTRRREWSGITDGIVYCGMSAIGFAMVENILYLGGYGYAAGADQYGPATGAQNVFAIFIVRILFTGFAHPLFTSMAGVGLGIAARTADRRIRVLAPTAGLLLAMMLHGAWNLIPTLVEATGQTLILLYGYIGLMVPIFFGMVGLAVWLRSWEGRLTERVLPDYVRAGWFTPPEVAALGSLGRRHSARRWASRVAGEPGVRAMRDFQAAATKLALLRDGLLRGLESKPKELARHAKEEQRLLTALAGYRQAFVGRDPQAPHALWNGVDYQIAFPDGSQRQVPAPDEPVVPIPVVLTAPPPPPPPTFAGYPGWPGAGPGTPPGYGPPPFAGYGPPPPGYGPPSGYGSPPLGYGPPPPPGYGAPPPGYGPPSGYQVRPGHDSPPPSGYGPPPG; encoded by the coding sequence GTGTCCCCGGCCGCCGCCCCGACGGAGCCGGCGGACGGGGTGGTGCCGGCGGGGCGGCTGCGGCGTAGCGTCTGGCTGCGCTGGCTGGCGTTGGCCGGCATCGTGGTGCTGATCGCCGGCTGCGGCGTCGCCATCCTGGTCTACCTCGGCACCGCGCTCGGCCCGGTCGCGTTGACCGTCGGCGTCATCGCGGCGGTGCTGCCCGTACCGGTGCTGGTCGCCTGTTTCCTGTGGCTGGACCGGTACGAGCCGGAGCCGGTGCGCTACCTCGCCTTCTGCTTCGCCTGGGGTGCGTTCGTCTCCACCTACGCATCACTGAACGTGAACAACTTCTCGGCGGATCTGCTCTACAACCTGGGCTACTCGGAAGCGTTGGTGGCGGTGCTGGTGGCACCGTTCATCGAGGAGCTGACCAAGACCCTCGGGCCGATCCTGCTGCTGCTGACCCGCCGCCGCGAATGGTCCGGCATCACCGACGGTATCGTCTACTGTGGCATGTCGGCGATCGGGTTCGCGATGGTGGAGAACATCCTCTACCTGGGCGGTTACGGCTACGCGGCCGGCGCCGACCAGTACGGCCCGGCGACCGGTGCGCAGAACGTCTTCGCCATCTTCATCGTCCGGATCCTGTTCACCGGCTTCGCCCACCCGCTGTTCACCTCGATGGCCGGTGTGGGGCTGGGCATCGCCGCCCGTACCGCCGACCGCCGGATCCGGGTGCTCGCGCCGACCGCCGGGCTGCTGCTGGCGATGATGCTGCACGGGGCCTGGAACCTGATCCCGACGCTGGTCGAGGCGACCGGCCAGACCCTGATCCTGCTGTACGGCTACATCGGGCTGATGGTGCCGATCTTCTTCGGCATGGTCGGCCTGGCGGTGTGGCTGCGCAGCTGGGAAGGGCGGCTGACCGAGCGGGTGCTGCCCGACTACGTCCGGGCCGGCTGGTTCACCCCGCCGGAGGTGGCGGCGCTGGGCAGCCTGGGCCGGCGGCACTCGGCGCGCCGCTGGGCCAGCCGGGTGGCCGGCGAGCCGGGCGTACGGGCGATGCGCGACTTCCAGGCCGCCGCCACCAAGCTGGCCCTGCTGCGCGACGGGCTGCTGCGCGGCCTGGAGAGCAAACCGAAGGAGCTGGCCCGGCACGCCAAGGAGGAGCAGCGGCTGCTGACCGCGCTGGCCGGCTACCGGCAGGCGTTCGTCGGCCGGGACCCGCAGGCGCCGCACGCGCTGTGGAACGGGGTGGACTACCAGATCGCCTTCCCGGACGGCAGCCAGCGGCAGGTGCCCGCGCCGGATGAGCCGGTGGTGCCGATCCCGGTGGTGCTCACCGCGCCACCGCCGCCTCCGCCACCGACGTTCGCCGGCTACCCGGGTTGGCCCGGTGCCGGGCCGGGCACCCCGCCCGGCTACGGCCCACCCCCGTTTGCCGGCTACGGCCCCCCGCCACCTGGTTACGGCCCGCCCTCTGGCTACGGCTCTCCGCCGCTTGGCTACGGTCCACCGCCACCGCCGGGCTATGGCGCGCCGCCCCCGGGCTACGGTCCGCCGTCCGGGTATCAGGTCCGGCCCGGCCACGACAGCCCACCGCCGTCCGGCTACGGCCCGCCTCCGGGCTAG
- a CDS encoding helix-turn-helix domain-containing protein encodes MDVDRRQPSVTVAVGRRVALWRVRRRMTQQVLADRIGRSKSWVEKVERGVRTLDRFSLIQQVADVLRVDPTELLGDTGQPQSGGPVAGVDAVRAALARYEVFAAGPAGPAPDAGEVSQRVEHAWSTYRHGDHPRLLRTVPELLDAARRLHTARPGHGTEPLVRAYRVTALVLVKVGEAELAWLTADRALATAGSDPLLAGSAAAPLAQALRGLGQGRLAMTTAVAAADRVAASSGGAASTQCRTVYGTLLLQAGLAAAGCGETQSVGELLGRATDVAGRVGDGQDYRTASFGPAAVELAHIVAAVESGDARQAVRRHETATRRQTWRGLPAEHRAAYLVDAARAHLDVGDFAAAGRWLVEADRVAPAEIRCRPSARTVVAEIARCGPQVAGVARLATALGLTRC; translated from the coding sequence GTGGACGTGGATCGACGGCAGCCCTCGGTGACTGTGGCGGTCGGGCGGCGGGTTGCCCTGTGGCGGGTACGGCGGCGGATGACCCAGCAGGTGCTCGCCGACCGGATCGGCCGGTCGAAGAGCTGGGTGGAGAAGGTCGAGCGCGGGGTCCGCACCCTGGACCGGTTCTCGCTGATCCAGCAGGTCGCCGACGTGCTGCGGGTCGACCCGACGGAGTTGCTGGGCGACACCGGCCAGCCGCAGTCCGGCGGCCCGGTGGCCGGTGTCGACGCGGTCCGGGCGGCCCTGGCGCGATATGAGGTGTTCGCTGCCGGCCCGGCCGGGCCGGCACCCGATGCCGGGGAGGTGTCGCAGCGGGTGGAGCATGCCTGGTCGACGTACCGGCACGGGGACCATCCCCGGCTGCTGCGGACGGTGCCGGAGCTGCTGGACGCCGCACGGCGGCTGCACACCGCACGGCCGGGACACGGGACGGAGCCGCTGGTGCGGGCGTACCGGGTCACCGCGCTCGTGCTGGTCAAAGTCGGCGAGGCGGAGCTGGCCTGGCTGACCGCCGACCGGGCACTCGCCACGGCGGGCAGCGATCCGCTACTGGCCGGGTCGGCGGCGGCGCCGCTCGCGCAGGCGCTGCGCGGGCTGGGCCAGGGCCGGCTGGCGATGACCACAGCGGTCGCCGCCGCCGACCGGGTCGCCGCGTCGAGTGGTGGAGCCGCGTCGACGCAGTGCCGGACGGTGTACGGGACGTTGCTGCTGCAGGCCGGGTTGGCCGCCGCCGGCTGCGGCGAAACACAAAGTGTCGGTGAACTCCTCGGCCGGGCTACCGACGTCGCCGGGCGAGTTGGCGACGGGCAGGACTACCGGACGGCGAGCTTCGGCCCGGCGGCCGTCGAACTGGCGCACATCGTGGCGGCGGTGGAGTCCGGCGACGCCCGGCAGGCGGTACGCCGACACGAGACAGCCACCCGGCGGCAGACGTGGCGCGGACTGCCCGCCGAACACCGGGCGGCATACCTGGTGGACGCCGCACGCGCACACCTCGACGTCGGCGACTTCGCGGCGGCGGGACGGTGGCTCGTCGAGGCGGACCGCGTCGCACCGGCTGAGATCCGCTGCCGGCCTTCCGCCCGTACCGTCGTGGCCGAGATCGCCCGGTGCGGACCGCAGGTTGCCGGCGTCGCCCGGCTGGCCACGGCGCTCGGGCTGACCCGCTGCTGA
- a CDS encoding helix-turn-helix transcriptional regulator, translating into MIIVDPCWPTTLRSLRQAAGLSYRGLGRQVAYSASYLCELEAGRKTPTVSVAEHLDAALGAAGKLAGLVVDDAAGLDGDQRSRLATGDTSSAAVDALAVILAQHRRLEDAVGSAAVVDAAAAQLATMERLVATAAGAGQAQLQHLYGQSAQLVGWLQMTLGQYGAARRTLARAEAAARAAGDVDLIALVVSFRGHLAELCGRPTEAAELSRAALAGGSKVYIGERVYDTLQLARAVAHVDDRRAATETIREADQLAAEFDAIGSNPPPWHYYRSAAFLTMERGLVHAIHASTDRRAADAAISDLTAGLAALPDVQRHAEWAGDYLLALADVHAAVGDQNASTQTLEEVQTVADATGSARLRRAVRKRPANG; encoded by the coding sequence ATGATCATTGTCGATCCCTGTTGGCCGACCACTCTGCGGTCGCTGCGGCAAGCCGCTGGGCTGTCCTACCGAGGGCTGGGCCGCCAGGTCGCGTACTCGGCGAGCTATCTGTGTGAGCTTGAGGCGGGTCGCAAGACGCCGACCGTCTCGGTAGCCGAGCATCTGGACGCGGCGTTGGGGGCAGCTGGCAAACTCGCTGGTCTCGTTGTCGATGATGCCGCCGGCCTTGATGGTGATCAGCGTTCTCGCCTCGCTACCGGCGACACGAGCAGCGCTGCTGTTGACGCCCTCGCGGTGATTCTGGCTCAGCACCGCCGGCTCGAGGACGCAGTAGGATCAGCTGCGGTAGTCGATGCGGCTGCCGCGCAGTTGGCCACCATGGAGCGGTTGGTGGCTACCGCCGCAGGGGCCGGGCAAGCTCAGCTGCAGCACCTCTACGGGCAGTCGGCGCAGCTCGTGGGGTGGCTGCAGATGACCCTCGGCCAGTACGGGGCTGCTCGCCGCACCCTCGCCCGAGCGGAGGCGGCTGCTAGAGCGGCCGGCGATGTGGACCTGATTGCTCTCGTGGTCAGCTTCCGAGGGCACCTTGCAGAGCTGTGCGGGCGACCGACGGAGGCCGCGGAGTTGTCCCGAGCGGCGCTCGCCGGCGGTTCCAAGGTCTACATCGGCGAGCGGGTATACGACACGTTGCAGTTAGCGCGCGCGGTAGCCCATGTGGATGATCGCCGGGCGGCGACCGAAACAATCCGCGAGGCTGACCAACTGGCCGCAGAGTTCGATGCCATCGGCAGCAATCCTCCACCCTGGCACTACTACCGGTCCGCCGCCTTCCTGACGATGGAGCGTGGACTCGTACACGCCATCCACGCCAGCACCGATCGCCGGGCAGCCGATGCCGCGATCAGCGACCTGACCGCTGGCCTTGCCGCCCTTCCCGATGTGCAGCGGCACGCCGAATGGGCCGGCGACTACCTTCTCGCGCTTGCCGACGTGCATGCGGCGGTCGGGGATCAGAACGCGAGCACTCAGACGCTCGAAGAGGTCCAGACGGTTGCCGATGCCACCGGATCGGCCCGGCTGCGGCGAGCTGTTCGCAAGCGGCCAGCGAACGGCTGA
- a CDS encoding co-chaperone GroES, with protein sequence MTADPPHDNGLPIRLLHDRVLVKLEGGEGERRSTAGIVIPATASVGRRLSWATTVGVGPNVRSIVTGDRVLFDPEDRSEVELHGRGYVLLRERDVHAVAAQRVEEDSTGLYL encoded by the coding sequence GTGACCGCCGACCCACCGCACGACAACGGTTTGCCGATCCGCCTGCTGCACGACCGGGTACTGGTCAAACTCGAAGGCGGCGAGGGCGAGCGCCGCTCCACCGCCGGCATCGTGATCCCGGCCACCGCGTCGGTGGGCCGGCGACTGTCCTGGGCGACCACGGTCGGGGTCGGACCGAACGTACGCTCGATCGTCACCGGCGACCGGGTGCTGTTCGACCCGGAGGACCGCTCCGAGGTCGAGCTGCACGGCCGGGGCTACGTCCTGCTCCGCGAACGCGACGTGCACGCGGTGGCCGCCCAGCGGGTCGAGGAAGACTCCACCGGCCTGTACCTCTAG
- a CDS encoding AI-2E family transporter produces MRGRLRQAYEAGRESVRAARERERSRRAAAAGAADELAGAGADPGAETPPPGDGHLSTTSRDDADVPHALRIAAAWSWRLIVIGIVGWALLRVIGNVRIVIIPVLVALLLAALLAPAVGWLLRAHVPRTLATAVVLITGLAGVVGTLTLVVNEFITGLPDLSEKASSGIGEIQQWLRTGPLKLDDGQLDQYVEAGQNWITENTQTLTSGAVSTAGTVVELFTGALLVLFSTFFFLRDGQRIWRFIVGMFPVAARWRVDDAGSAAWTTLVAYVRATVLVAFIDAVGIGIFLVLFDIPFAFALAALVFLGAFIPIVGATLSGAVAILVALVDSGWVTALIILGAVIAVQQLEGNVLQPLIMGRAVAIHPLAVVLAVTSGVVLAGIVGALVAVPLIAVLNTAVRRLARRRHVPPPPPPESVVIGTSPP; encoded by the coding sequence ATGAGAGGGCGGCTACGCCAGGCGTACGAGGCCGGGCGGGAGTCGGTGCGGGCCGCCCGGGAGCGGGAACGGTCCCGCCGGGCCGCCGCGGCCGGTGCCGCCGACGAGCTGGCCGGCGCGGGTGCCGACCCGGGCGCGGAGACCCCGCCGCCGGGCGACGGACATCTGTCGACCACGAGCCGCGACGACGCGGACGTGCCGCACGCGCTCCGGATCGCCGCCGCCTGGTCGTGGCGGCTGATCGTGATCGGCATCGTCGGTTGGGCGTTGCTGCGGGTCATCGGCAACGTCCGGATCGTCATCATCCCGGTGCTGGTGGCGTTGTTGCTCGCCGCGCTGCTCGCCCCGGCGGTCGGCTGGCTGCTGCGGGCCCATGTGCCCCGCACCCTGGCCACGGCGGTGGTGCTGATCACCGGGCTGGCCGGGGTGGTCGGCACGCTGACCCTGGTGGTCAACGAGTTCATCACCGGACTACCGGACCTGAGCGAGAAGGCGTCCAGCGGCATCGGGGAGATCCAGCAGTGGCTGCGCACCGGGCCGCTGAAGCTCGACGACGGCCAGCTCGACCAGTACGTCGAGGCCGGTCAGAACTGGATTACCGAGAACACCCAGACGTTGACCAGCGGCGCGGTCTCCACCGCCGGTACGGTCGTGGAGCTGTTCACCGGTGCGCTGCTGGTGCTGTTCTCGACGTTCTTCTTTCTCCGGGACGGGCAGCGGATCTGGCGGTTCATCGTCGGCATGTTCCCGGTCGCCGCGCGCTGGCGGGTGGACGACGCCGGTAGCGCGGCCTGGACGACCCTGGTCGCCTATGTCCGGGCGACCGTGCTGGTGGCGTTCATTGATGCCGTGGGCATCGGGATCTTCCTGGTGCTGTTCGACATCCCGTTCGCGTTCGCGTTGGCCGCGCTGGTGTTCCTGGGGGCGTTCATCCCGATCGTCGGCGCGACCCTCTCCGGCGCGGTGGCCATCCTGGTGGCCCTGGTGGACAGCGGCTGGGTCACCGCGTTGATCATCCTGGGTGCGGTGATCGCGGTTCAGCAGCTGGAGGGCAACGTCCTGCAGCCGTTGATCATGGGGCGGGCGGTGGCGATCCACCCGCTGGCCGTGGTGCTCGCGGTGACCTCCGGTGTGGTGCTGGCCGGCATCGTCGGCGCGCTGGTCGCCGTACCGCTGATCGCGGTGCTGAACACGGCGGTACGCCGGCTGGCCCGCCGCCGCCACGTCCCGCCGCCGCCACCGCCGGAGTCCGTGGTGATCGGCACCAGCCCACCGTGA